In Nasonia vitripennis strain AsymCx chromosome 1 unlocalized genomic scaffold, Nvit_psr_1.1 chr1_random0007, whole genome shotgun sequence, one genomic interval encodes:
- the LOC107981537 gene encoding putative uncharacterized protein DDB_G0271974 encodes MAEQPRQSSATRRRRSRSSSSSSSSSSSSSSSSSSSSSSGTSSSCTSCKSVKSIRDLKRIPKITSSNMKRKANEQEGNEQKKKKAGERETSPKPGTSTMTSGKNALTVN; translated from the exons ATGGCTGAGCAGCCTCGGCAATCCTCGGCGACCCGAAGAAGACGGTCTCGTTCGAGCTCGAGCTCCAGCTCGAGTTCGAGTTCAAGCTCGAGCTCTAGTTCGAGCTCCAGTTCAAGCGGAACATCATCCAGTTGCACATCGTGCAAATCCGTTAAAAGTATACGCGATCTCAAGCGGATTCCTAAAATTACATCCTcgaatatgaagagaaaagcaaatg aACAAGAAGGCAacgagcagaagaagaagaaggcaggagagagagagacgtcacCAAAACCAGGAACATCTACAATGACTTCAggtaaaaatgctttaacagtaaattag